The genomic window TCTTTAATAGATGCTACCCGTATTCCCCGTTTACTTAGTCCTTTGATCAAAGCTTCGCAGACAGTTGTTTTGCCTGTGTGGTGAAACCCACATACAGATATTGCTTTCATATTATTCCTATTTATAATTCGTTAATTAATCCGACCACATACTGCATAATGATAGCACAATCATAGCTATCCCATTCACCATCATAATTGATATCCGATATTCTCAATCTCCAGTCTTCCCAGGGCAATGGAGCATAAGGAGCAGGATCCCACCCTACTATATAACGCATTAGCACAGAAGCATCAAAAGCATCAATACTGTCATTATCATCCACATCTCCCATTAAATGCACGTCCGACCAGATAGAATTTAAGACCACTTCCAGTTCAGTTACTCCATTTTCATTTATCTGCACTCCAGATGCTGACACAGTTTCATAGCCTTCACAAATAAAATCCACATCATATTCCCCAGTCAAAAGTGGACGAAAATATCTGCCATAAA from Candidatus Stygibacter australis includes these protein-coding regions:
- a CDS encoding dockerin type I domain-containing protein, which codes for FRVMLHRLDNRLLTGHVTNSSGNPLVAEINVVQIDEQEGMTDVEPYRSGALYGRYFRPLLTGEYDVDFICEGYETVSASGVQINENGVTELEVVLNSIWSDVHLMGDVDDNDSIDAFDASVLMRYIVGWDPAPYAPLPWEDWRLRISDINYDGEWDSYDCAIIMQYVVGLINEL